The region ACGCATTGACGGGCTACGGCGTTCACGCCACTATTGAACAACACGACGTCGCCATTGGCGCCCTGCGCCTGCTGCGGGAGCGGAGCGAAGGCCGAAATCCCTTCGAGGCCGAGGCGGACCGACTCGCCAGTGAGGGTAAAACCCCGCTCTACCTGTTGGTGGACAGACAACCCGCAGCGTTGATTGCCGTGGCCGATAGGGTCAAAGACAGCACTCCGGCTGCCATCGACTTCCTGCACCGGGAGGGATTCAAAGTGGTGATGATGACCGGCGACAATCGCCGCACCGCCGATGCCATTGCCGGGCAACTGGGCATCGATGAAGTGATCACTGACGTACTCCCCGATGGAAAGGTCGAAGCGTTGAAGGTGCTGCAACAGCGCGGTCTGAAAGTCGCCTTTGTCGGCGATGGCATCAACGATGCGCCCGCCCTGGCTCAGGCGGATATCGGTATCGCCATGGGCACCGGTACCGATGTCGCCATTGAAAGCGCCGATGTGGTGCTGGTCAAAGGTGATTTGCGGGGCGCCACCAACGCCATCGCCATCTCCCGTGCCGCCATGCGCAATATCAAGCAGAACCTCTTCTGGGCCTTCGCCTACAATACCGCCCTGATACCGCTCGCCGCCGGCGCGCTGTATCCGGCGTTCGGGTTGATGCTCTCACCGGTCTTTGCCGCCGGCGCCATGGCCCTGTCCAGTGTGTTTGTTCTGGGCAATGCGCTGCGCTTGAAGCGGCTGCGTGCCGTATCTCCATAAACCACAGACTACCGAGGGTGAATGGCCAATGAATCGTTTGCGAACCTCCGCTGCGACCTCTCCGGCGACCCTGCTGGTCGCACTGGTGCTGCACGGCTGCGCCAGCTTGGAGCCACCGGATTACACCCATCTGGATCAGACCCTGGCCCCCCTGCAACCCGAGCCGCTACTGGGCAGCCTGGCCCAGATCCAGCCTCTGGAGGCACAGGAGCGCGAGGCACGCCTGGAACCCTTGTTGGCCGAGCCCCTGACTCCGATCAGCGCACAGCAACTGGCCCTGATCAACAGCCCTCAGGTGCGGGCCGAACTGGCCGGGCTGGGCATTGCCCAGGCCGAGAGCCTGCAGACCCGCCTGCTGCGCAACCCGACCCTCGCGGTAGGTGCTCTGCGCCCCGAGGGTGGGGGTCGCTGGCAGTTGGACCTGGGCATCAGCCAGAGCCTGCTGGACCTGTTCACCCGGGGCCTGCGGCAACAACTGGCCGAGGAAGCGCTGGCCGAAGCGCAGTTGCAGTTGCTCGAGCGCTTGCACAGCTATCTCTACCAGGTTCAGGAACACTATTTCGACGCCCTGAGCGCCCGCCATCAGGCCAGCATTGCCGAGCAATCCCTGGCCGCCGCGCGCGCCAGCCATGACCTGGCCAAGGTGTTGTTCGAGGCGGGCAATCTCAAGGAAGTCACGCTGCTCAGCTATCGGGATCAACGGCAGCGCCAGGAACGGCAATGGCGCGCGGCGCAAACCCGTGAACAGCAGGCCCGGCTGAGGCTGGCCCAACAGCTGGGACTGACCGATGTCGACGCCCTGATCCTGCCGGACAGCCTGCCCGAACCGGATGACGCCGATCGCTGGTCCTCAGAACCCCTGATTGAGCACGCACTGGCGCACCGCCTGGATCTGGCCCTGCTGCGTCAGACGGCTACCGTGCAACAGCGGCGTTTGAACCTGATCGATCGCCAGGGCCCGTTTACCGAACTCGAACTGGGTCTGAACGCCGAGCGGGAAACCGACGGCAGTATTATGGCCGGACCGGAATTCGCCATCAGCCTCCCCTTCGCGGATCGCAACCAGGCACATCGGGCCAGGCTCGAAGCGGGCCTGCAACAGACCGAAGCACAACAGGCGGCACTCAGGCTCGCGATCCGCACCGATATCCAGCAGACCCTGTTGGACATGGAACGTCTGGCGCAGGACATCCGGCAACTGGCCGATGAGGTGATTCCCCAGTGGCAACAACAGGTGGCTCTGACCCTTGAGGAATACAACTTTATGCTCACGGGCGCCTTCGACCTGATCTCCGCCAAGGAGCACGAGTTCGACGCCTGGCGGGAGCACGGCGAGGCCCTGGAAGCCTACTGGCTGTCCCGCACCCGCCTGGCCCTGGCCAGCGCCCACCCGCTGCCCATTGAGAACGCCCGCCCCACACCTCTGCCTGAGTTCTCGAATGAGATGGAATCGTCCGAAGAGGAAGAACAGGCCGGGCACGGCGCTCATCGGGAACATCAATCCCGGGAGCATCAGCACGAGGAGCACAGCCATGATTAACCGCCGACATTTTCTGCTGGGCAGCGCCGCCGGGCTGGTCGCCAGCTCCCTGCCACTGCACGGCCAGGCTCAGGAGCACGATCACTCCGGACACACTGGCCCGGAACGCAACGACGAACAAGGCACCCAGGCAGTGGCCAAAGCCGAGCGCACCGACCAGGGCTATCGCCCGGTGGTGACGCCCAACGGGCGCACCCTCGGCTACCGCTACCGCGACGGCGTCAAGGAGTTTCATCTGATTGCGGAGGAAGTCGAGCACGAGTTCGCGCCGGGCACCCGGATCAAAGCCTGGGGTTACAACGGCAGCACCCCGGGACCGACCATCGAGGCGGTCGAAGGCGACAAGGTGCGTATCTACGTCACCAACCGACTGGGCGAGCCCACCAGCGTTCACTGGCACGGCTTACTGCTGCCCGCCGGAATGGATGGCGTCGCCGGGCTGAACCAGCCCTCGATCAAACCGGGGGAAACCTTCGTGTACGAATTCACCCTGAAGCAGCACGGCACCCATATGTACCACCCCCACGGGGATGAAATGGTGCAGATGTCCCAGGGCATGATGGGAATGTTCATCATTCACCCCAAAACCCCGGAAGACCCGCCCATTGATCGGGACTACGCCATACTGCTGCACAACTGGTCCGTGCATCCGGGCACCTACCGCGCCGACCCGAGCGTCATGCAGGATTTCGATTTGTGGACCATGAACAGCAAAGTGTTTCCGGCCATTGATGAACTGGTGGCGCAAACCGGCGAGCGGGTCCGCATCCGCCTTGGCAACCTGTCCATGTGGAACCACCCCATGCACCTGCACGGTGTCCAGTTCCACGTCACCGGTTCGGACGGCGGCCGCTGGCCTCAATCCCAATGGCGCGCTGAGGTGACGGAAATCATCGGTGTCGGCCAGACCCGCGACCTGGAATTTGAGGCCGTCGCGGGCGACTGGGCCTTTCACTGCCATATGGCCCACCACACCATGAACGCCATGGGACACGGCATCCCGAACACCATCGGCGCCGATCAGTCGGCGGTGGAAAAACAGATTCAGGCGCTGGTGCCCGGCTATATGGCCATGGGCGAACACGGCATGGCCGAACACCAGGACCACACCGACAGCGGTCATATGCAAGGCCCGGCAAACACCCTGCCGATGATGATGGGCCAGGGGCCGTTCGGTAACCTGGAAATGGGCGGGATGTTCACGCTGGTGAAAGTTCGGGACCGGCTCGACGGCGACCCCGGCTGGTATCAGCACCCGGAAGGTACCGTCGCCCACAAAGTCGAACGGGTGCCGGACGATTTACCGCGCTGAACCCTTCGACTCCGGTAATGAACTGAGCGCCAACCGTTTCAATTGGGCGCTCATAAGCCTACACTGGTCTGCGAAAAGGCTTGCGAAAGTCCTTTGGCTGATGAGTATCAACCGTTTTACTAAGGAGTAGGTTATGCAAGTTCGAGACTTGATCCCGGGCCAGCCCCGGAAGAAATCCAATTCCAGCGCGATGGAACACCTGTCCGAACGCTCGGCCGAACTCACCGATGAATTCAAATCGTTTGTGGGTGATATGGAAACCATGCTCAAGAACAGCGCTTCGTTGCAGGGAGAAGAGCTGGCCCGGGCCCGCAAGGCTCTGGAAGAAAGAGTGCACAAAGCCAAGGGGGTGGTCGACGAAAAAGGCAATCGCCTGGCGCAGTACACGAAAGAGAATCTCCACCAGGCCGGAGACTACGCCCGAACGCACCCCTGGACGGTCACCGGTGCGACCCTCGCGCTCGGGGTCGCCGTCGGCCTGTTGATCTTCAAGCGCAAATGAGGCGGTGACGGGGGCACCCGTGGTCTGCCCACTAGCCGGCGACCAGTTGGTTTCGCCCCCGGTCCTTGGCCCGATAAAGGCATTCGTCAGCGGCCACGATAAGATCGTCCGGGGTGTCGACACTGATCAGGTCAGAGGTGACGACGCCAACACTCAGAGTCACTACCCCGTCTGCCGTGGCATGTTCGTGCGGGATGCCCAGAGCCTGCATTGACGCCAGAATACGCTCCGCGACACGCCGTGCGCCCGTGCTGTCGGTTTCGGGCAGCAGTACCAGAAACTCATCGCCCCCATAGCGTACCCCAAGGTCCATCGTACGGTGACTGGCACTGCGGATGGCGTCGGCAACGGCCACCAGACACTTGTCCCCCGCCAAGTGGCCATAACGATCGTTGTACTCCTTGAAATGGTCGATATCGACCATCAACAACGACAGTACACCGCCGGTGCGCTTGATCCGCGCCAGTTCGCTGACCACCACCTCATCAAAGCGACGGCGATTGGCCAGCC is a window of Marinimicrobium sp. C6131 DNA encoding:
- a CDS encoding DUF883 family protein, yielding MQVRDLIPGQPRKKSNSSAMEHLSERSAELTDEFKSFVGDMETMLKNSASLQGEELARARKALEERVHKAKGVVDEKGNRLAQYTKENLHQAGDYARTHPWTVTGATLALGVAVGLLIFKRK
- a CDS encoding TolC family protein, coding for MNRLRTSAATSPATLLVALVLHGCASLEPPDYTHLDQTLAPLQPEPLLGSLAQIQPLEAQEREARLEPLLAEPLTPISAQQLALINSPQVRAELAGLGIAQAESLQTRLLRNPTLAVGALRPEGGGRWQLDLGISQSLLDLFTRGLRQQLAEEALAEAQLQLLERLHSYLYQVQEHYFDALSARHQASIAEQSLAAARASHDLAKVLFEAGNLKEVTLLSYRDQRQRQERQWRAAQTREQQARLRLAQQLGLTDVDALILPDSLPEPDDADRWSSEPLIEHALAHRLDLALLRQTATVQQRRLNLIDRQGPFTELELGLNAERETDGSIMAGPEFAISLPFADRNQAHRARLEAGLQQTEAQQAALRLAIRTDIQQTLLDMERLAQDIRQLADEVIPQWQQQVALTLEEYNFMLTGAFDLISAKEHEFDAWREHGEALEAYWLSRTRLALASAHPLPIENARPTPLPEFSNEMESSEEEEQAGHGAHREHQSREHQHEEHSHD
- a CDS encoding multicopper oxidase family protein; this encodes MINRRHFLLGSAAGLVASSLPLHGQAQEHDHSGHTGPERNDEQGTQAVAKAERTDQGYRPVVTPNGRTLGYRYRDGVKEFHLIAEEVEHEFAPGTRIKAWGYNGSTPGPTIEAVEGDKVRIYVTNRLGEPTSVHWHGLLLPAGMDGVAGLNQPSIKPGETFVYEFTLKQHGTHMYHPHGDEMVQMSQGMMGMFIIHPKTPEDPPIDRDYAILLHNWSVHPGTYRADPSVMQDFDLWTMNSKVFPAIDELVAQTGERVRIRLGNLSMWNHPMHLHGVQFHVTGSDGGRWPQSQWRAEVTEIIGVGQTRDLEFEAVAGDWAFHCHMAHHTMNAMGHGIPNTIGADQSAVEKQIQALVPGYMAMGEHGMAEHQDHTDSGHMQGPANTLPMMMGQGPFGNLEMGGMFTLVKVRDRLDGDPGWYQHPEGTVAHKVERVPDDLPR